A window of the Anaerobaca lacustris genome harbors these coding sequences:
- a CDS encoding ABC transporter permease, with the protein MNSFWAVFKRELKSYFTTPLAYVFLVIFLFFSGYLTFKEGFYEARQADLRPFFANLPLLFVFMVPSTAMRLWAEERKVGSVELLFTLPVTIVQAVLAKFFAAWLFLGIALALTFPLVVTVCYLGDPDVGLIVTGYLGAFLMAGGFLAIGCFFSALSKNQVIAFVLSVVACAVLVFAGMPTTLNYVSTFLPPGMVAAVEGMSFQVHFDSMQRGILQFKDLAYFVLLIAGWVAACAIVLDERKAS; encoded by the coding sequence ATGAACAGTTTCTGGGCGGTATTCAAGAGGGAGCTGAAAAGCTACTTCACGACGCCCCTCGCCTACGTGTTTCTCGTCATCTTCCTGTTCTTCAGCGGCTATCTGACGTTCAAGGAGGGGTTCTACGAGGCCCGGCAGGCCGATCTGAGGCCGTTCTTCGCGAACCTTCCGCTGCTGTTCGTGTTCATGGTCCCCTCGACGGCCATGCGCCTGTGGGCCGAGGAGCGCAAGGTCGGGTCGGTCGAGCTGCTGTTCACGCTGCCGGTCACGATCGTGCAGGCGGTGCTGGCGAAGTTCTTCGCGGCCTGGCTGTTTCTGGGGATCGCGCTGGCGCTGACCTTCCCGCTGGTCGTGACCGTCTGCTATCTGGGCGACCCTGATGTCGGACTGATCGTGACCGGCTATCTCGGCGCGTTCCTGATGGCGGGGGGGTTCCTGGCGATCGGCTGCTTCTTCTCGGCGCTGAGCAAGAACCAGGTGATCGCCTTCGTGCTCAGCGTGGTCGCCTGCGCGGTCCTGGTGTTCGCGGGGATGCCGACGACGCTGAACTACGTCTCGACGTTCCTGCCGCCCGGCATGGTCGCGGCGGTGGAGGGCATGAGCTTTCAGGTGCATTTCGACTCGATGCAGAGGGGCATCCTGCAATTCAAGGACCTCGCCTATTTCGTTCTCCTGATCGCCGGCTGGGTCGCCGCCTGCGCGATCGTCCTGGATGAAAGGAAGGCCAGCTAA
- a CDS encoding ABC transporter ATP-binding protein, giving the protein MIEVNGLRRRFGPVVAVDGVSFSAAKGQVLGLLGPNGAGKTTTMRMLTCYIRPDGGTASVCGHDILTDSIGVRRSLGYLAENSPAYPEMTVGGFLKFICDVRQIKGRRRKAALDRVVPMCSIDSVYHQTIETLSKGYKRRVGLAQALIHDPDVLILDEPTDGLDPNQKHEVRKLIGAMAKDKCIIISTHILEEVEAVCSRAIIVARGKVLVDSTPQELKDKHHASLDEVFRKITRSKCA; this is encoded by the coding sequence ATGATAGAGGTCAATGGACTTCGGCGGCGTTTCGGGCCGGTTGTCGCGGTGGACGGGGTCTCGTTCAGCGCCGCCAAGGGGCAGGTGCTCGGCCTGCTGGGTCCCAACGGGGCGGGCAAGACCACGACGATGCGCATGCTGACCTGCTACATTCGGCCGGACGGGGGCACCGCCAGCGTTTGCGGGCACGACATCCTGACCGATTCGATCGGGGTGCGGCGCTCGCTGGGCTATCTGGCGGAGAACTCGCCGGCCTACCCGGAGATGACGGTGGGGGGCTTCCTGAAGTTCATCTGCGACGTGCGGCAGATCAAGGGCCGCCGGCGCAAAGCGGCGCTCGACCGCGTCGTGCCGATGTGCTCGATCGACTCGGTCTACCACCAGACGATCGAGACCCTGTCGAAGGGCTACAAACGCCGCGTCGGACTGGCCCAGGCGCTGATCCACGACCCCGACGTGCTGATCCTCGACGAGCCGACCGACGGTCTGGACCCCAACCAGAAGCACGAGGTCCGAAAACTGATCGGCGCGATGGCCAAGGACAAGTGCATTATCATCTCGACCCACATCCTCGAGGAGGTCGAGGCGGTCTGTTCCCGGGCGATCATCGTGGCCCGGGGCAAGGTCCTGGTGGACTCGACGCCCCAGGAGCTGAAGGACAAGCACCACGCCAGTCTCGACGAGGTCTTCCGCAAGATCACCCGGAGCAAATGCGCCTGA